From Micromonospora echinospora:
GCGCGCCCCGACCAGCGCGATCCGGCTGCGCGGCGGGCGTGGCTGCCGCAGGAACGTCAGCTCGCAGCCGGGCGCCGGCTCGTCCGGGCCGGCGGAGGCGGGCAGCATCCCCCGGCGGAACGCCAGCAGCGCGGTGGCCGCGTCCAGCGCCGACCCGCCCTGATGGGCGCGGCCGGTCAGCGGCTTCTGGGTGGTCACCGGCGGGGTCCGGGCACCGAACACGGCGCGCAGCGCGTCGGCCTCGGACCGGTCGTACGCGGGCACCCCGAGCGCGTCCGGCCAGATCACGTCCACGTCGTGCGGGCGTACCGCGGCGCGTTCCAGCGCCAGCCGCATCGCGCGGGCGTAGTGGGCCGGGTCCGGGCCGACGGCCGGGTCGGTGGGCGCGGCGTCGTGGGTGGCGGCCCAGCCGGTGATCTCGCCGTAGACGCGGGCGCCCCGGGCCAGCGCGTGGCCCAACTCCTCGACCACGAAGACCGCGCCGCCCTCGGCCGGCACGTAGCCGCTGGCCGCGACGTCGAACGGCCGGTACGCCCGCTCCGGGTCGGCCACGTCGCTGAGCAGGCCGGACCGTAGCTGGCAGGCGAGCGCGTACGGGCTCAGCGGGCACTCGGTGGCCCCGGCGATGACCACGGGCGTACCCCGGCGGACGGTGCGCACCGCGTGCGCCAGGCTGTCCAGCCCGCCGGCCGACTCGGAGACGGTCACCCCGGACGGCCCCTTGAACTGGTGGCGGATCGACAGCTGCCCGACGCTCGCCGCGTAGAACCAGGCGATCGACTGGTACGCCCCGACGGTGCGGCTCGGCCCGCCCCAGAGCCGTTGCAGCTCCCGCTGCCCGAACAGGTTGCCGCCCGAGGAGCTGGCGAGCGTGACCGCCCACTTGTACGGGTCCGGTGACACCTCTGGCAGCCCGGCGTCAGCCAGCGCCAGCTTGGTGGCGGCGAAGCCGAGGTGGGTCCACCTGTCGGTCTGCACCCGCTGCCGGGTGTCGCTGGACCCGGCCGGGTCGAAGCCGGCCACCTCCCCGGCCACCCGGGTCGGATACCGCTCCGGGTCGAACAGTGTGATCGGCCCGGTACGCCGGGTGCCGGCGAGCACGGTGTTCCAGTGCGCCTCGGCGCCGATGCCGCTGGGCGCGACCACGCCGATGCCCGTCACCACGGCCCGGGCGGTCACGGTGCCGTCCTTGTTCGCGACTGCGGGGCTCGCAAACCCGGCTCACTCCTCGCGCTCACAGTGGCGTCACCGCGAGCCGGCGGAACACCATCGCGGACTGGAAACCGCCGAACCCGCTGCCCACCGACAGCGCCACGTCCACCGGCACCTCCCGGGCCTCGTTCGGCACGTAGTCCAGGTCGCACTCCGGGTCGCGGGTGGTCCAGTTGGCGGTGGGTGGCACCACGCCGTACTCGATGGCCAGCGCGCAGGCGGCCATCTCGATCGAGCCGATGGCGCCGAGCGAGTGGCCGACCATCGACTTGATCGAGCTGATCGGCACCCGGTACGCCGCCTCCCCCAGCGCGCGTTTGAACGCGGCCGTCTCGTGCCTGTCGTTCTGCCGGGTGCCGGAGCCGTGCGCGCTGATGTACGACACGGCTGACGGGGCGAGCCGGGCCTGGCGCAACGCGTCGCTGATGGCCACCGCCATCTCGGCGCCGTCCGGGCGCAGCCCGGTCATGTGGAAGCCGTTGCTGCGGCTGGCGTACCCGGCGACCTCGCAGTAGACGTGCGCGCCCCGGCGGCGGGCGTGCTCGGCCTCCTCCAGCACCAGCACCGCGGCGCCCTCGGCGAGCACGAACCCGTGCCGGTCGGCGTCGAACGGCCGGGAGGCGTGCTCCGGGTCGTCGTTGTCCGGGCTGGTCGCGCCGATCGCGTCGAACGAGGCGACGGTGACCGGGGAGATCGGTGAGTCGGCGGCGCCGGCCAGCACCACGTCGGCCTCGCCGTCGGCGACGAGCTGGTGGGCGTACCCGATGGCGTCGATGCCGGAGGTGCAGCCGGTGGAGATGACCTGCGCCGGGCCGTGCAGGCCGTGCCGGCACGCCACGTCGGCGGCCAGGCTGCTGGGCACCAGCGCCTGGTAGAGGTACGGCCCGCCGAGCGCGTGGTCGACCAGCCAGTCCCGGCCGGAGTCGCTGACCCGCACGTACTCCTGCTCCAGCGCCATGGTCCCGCCGACCGCGGTGCCGAGCACCACCCCGGCGCGTTCGCGCTGCGCGTCGGTGAGGCTCAGGCCGCTGTCCGCGAGCGCCTCGGCGGAGCAGGCGAGCGCGAACTGCACGTACCGGTCGGCGCGCTGCCGCTCGGCGAGCGTGATCCCGGCGGCGTCCGGGTCGAAGTCGCACTCGGCGGCGATCTGCGAGCGGAACGGCGACGGGTCGAAGAAGCTGATCCGCCGGGTCGCGGTGCGCCCCTCGGTGATCGTCTTCCAGAACCGGTCCCGGGTGGCGCCGCCGGGCGCGACCACGCCGACACCGGTGACCACTGTGCGCCGGCCGGTCACGACGGCTCCCGTGGCGGCGGCGCCGCGCTCTCGGTGTCGACGTGGCCGAGCTCCGGGCGCGGGGCGAGGGGTCCGAGGTGGAACACCACCTCGGCGGGCTCGTCACCGGTGTTGCGCAGCCGGTGCCGCACGTCCTTCGGCACGTAGAGCGCCTCACCGGCGGCCACCGGCACCGGCACGTCGTCCAGGTCGACGGTGATCGCGCCGCGGGCGACGTAGAGGAACTCCTCGCTGTACGGGTGGTAGTGCTCGGCGATCCGCTCCCCGGACGCGAGCGTGGCCACGCCCATGAAACCGGAGGTGCTGCCGACTGTCTTCGGGCCGAGCAGCACCCGCAGCTCCCCGCCGCGGCGGCGGTCGGCCGGTACGTCGTGGACGGAGACCCGGGCGGTGGTGGTGTCGGTCATCGCGTGCCTCCCGCGTGCGCCCGCTCGATCTTTTCCTTGATCACGGCGAGCTGGATCGCGCTGTTGGTGTTGATCCGGTCGGTCATGCCGGCGTTGTCGACGGGTGCGCTCGGTTTCATCGCGAAGTCCTGCGTCCATGTCATCCGGGTACCGCCGGGGATCTCCTCGTACCGCCAGTGGATGCGCATGTACTCGAACGGCCCGGTCTCGACGCGCCGGGCGTGCACCTCGCGGGTGGCCGGGTCGGCGGTGCGTTCGCTGACCCAGCTCCACGCCACGCCGTTGGAGTCCGGGTGCATGGTGAGCCGGAAGCGGACCGTGTCGCCGTCGCGGTGCAGGATCTCCGCCACCGCGTACTCGGTGAACAGGTCCGGCCAGCGGGCCACGTCGTTGGTGATCTCCCAGACCAGCGGCAGCGGCGCGTCGATGTCGACGGCGTTCTCGGTGTGCCCGGGCGGGTCGGCCTTGCGGGCGACCAGGTCGGCGACGCCGGCGATGCTGAGCTGCCCGGCCTGTTCGGGGATCTTCACCCGCCACCGGTCGGCCACCACCGCCGACAGTTCGAGCAGCGCCAGCGAGTCCATGCCCAGCTCCTCCAGGCTCGCTGCGGGCGTGCTGGCGGCGGCGTCCGGATCCAGGCCGCAGTGCGTGACCAGAATGTCGGTGATCTCGCGGGCGAGCGGGCGGTCGGGGGCAACGGTCATCGGTTCCTCCAGGTGGTCGGGCCCGCGGCGGGCGCGGCGCTGACGGGGGTGCGGCCGGCCGGCTCGGCCGCGCCGCGCGGGTCGGGCACGGCGGCGCGTGCGGCGTCCTCGGCGGGCGGGGCGAGCAGGCGGTCCACGACGTCGGTGGTGTGCCGGGCGGCGCGGAACGCGGGGTCGCGCAGCACCCGCCGGGCGAACGGGATGGTGGTACGCACGCCGGGGCCGGCCACGTCGAACTCGGCCAGCGCGCGGTCGAGCCGGTCCAGCGCTGCGTCCCGGTCCGGCGCCCAGACGGCCACCTTCGCCAGCAGCGAGTCGTAGTGCGGGCTGACCAGATAGCCGGCGTGCCCGTGGGTGTCGACCCGGGTGAACGGGCCGCCGGGCGGCCGGAACCGGTCCAGCCGACCGGGCGCGGGCGCGAAGTCGCGGTCCGGGTCCTCCACGTTGACCCGGCACTCGATCGCCACGCCGGTCAGCCGGACGTCGGACTGCCGCAGGCGCAGCGGGGTGCCGAAGGCGATGTGCAGCTGCTCCTGCACCAGGTCCACGCCGGTGATCATCTCGGTGACCGGGTGTTCCACCTGGATCCGGCAGTTGATCTCCAGGAAGTGGCAGCGTTCCGCCTCGTCCACCAGGAACTCCACGGTGCCGGCGCCGGTGAAGCCGACCGACAGCGCGCCGCGCAGCGCCACCTCGGCGACGGTGTCCAGCGTGGCCTGCCGCAGCGCCGGGGCGGGCGCCTCCTCGATCAGCTTCTGATGCCGGCGCTGCACCGAGCAGTCCCGGGTGCCCAGGTGCACGCCGTTGCCGTGGCCGTCGCAGAGCACCTGCACCTCGACGTGGCGGGCGTCGGCGAGGTACCGCTCGACGTACACCCGGTCGTCGCCGAACGCGACCTGCGCGGCGGCGCGGGTGCGGGCGTACGCGCGGGGCAGCTCGGCGGCCGAGCGCACCACGGTCATGCCGCGCCCGCCCCCGCCCGCCGCGGCCTTGACGATGACCGGGTAGCCCACCTCGGCGGCCACCTCCTGCGCCTCGGCGACCGTCGCCAGCGTCCGGACGCTGCCCGGCGGCAGCGGCAGCCCGGCCCTGCTCATCAGCGCCCGCGCTGTCGACTTGTCGGCGAGCGCGGCCATCACCTGCGGCGGCGGGCCGACGAAGACCAGCCCGTTCCCGGCGCAGATCTCGGCGAAGTCGGCGTCCTCGGACAGGAAGCCGTAACCGGGGTGGATCGCCTGCGCGCCGGTCTGCCGGGCGGCCTCGACGATCGCCGCCGCGTTGAGGTAGCTGCGCCGGCTGGCCGCCGGGCCGATCCGGACCGCCTCGTCGGCCAGCCGCACCGGCAGCGAGTCGGCGTCCGCGCTGGAGTGCACCACCACAGTGCGCACGCCGAGTTCCCGGCAGGCGCGCAGCACCCGCAGCGCGATCTCGCCCCGGTTGGCGATCAGCACCTTGTCGAACATCAGCCGTCCTGTCCGGTGACCGGTTCCAGGGCGATCAGCGGCTGGTCGTACTCGACGGGCTTGCCGTCGTCGACCAGCACCTCGACCACACGTCCGGCCTGGCCGGCGGTCACCTCGTTCATCAGCTTCATGGCCTCGACGATCCCGACCACCTGGCCCGGCCGGACCATGTCGCCGACCGCGACGAACGGCATCGCCCCGGGCTCGGGGGCCCGGTAGAACGTGCCCACCACCGGCGCCCGCACCGTCGGCCGGTCGGCGGGCGGCGCCGCCTGCCGGGCGGCCTCCTCGATCCGCGCGCCCACCGGTTCGGCCCCGGCGCGCGGCGCCGGTGCCGCCGGGTCGTGCCACTCGACCTCCAGCACCGACTCGCCGCTGCGCAGCCGCACCCGGCGGACCGGCCCGGCCAGGTCGGCGACAAGCTTGCGGGCCTGCCGGCGCAGCCCGTCGAGCACCTGCTCGGCCTCCGCTTCGGCCATCACGCCACCTCCGGCCGCTCGGCGGCGGGCGCCGTCGGGGCAGGACCAGCGGCGGCCGAGCGGGCCGCCCCGAAGCGGCGGAAGCGCTGCCGGCGACGGCGTACCAGGGTGGCCGACGGGACGGTGAGCAG
This genomic window contains:
- a CDS encoding beta-ketoacyl synthase N-terminal-like domain-containing protein, which translates into the protein MTARAVVTGIGVVAPSGIGAEAHWNTVLAGTRRTGPITLFDPERYPTRVAGEVAGFDPAGSSDTRQRVQTDRWTHLGFAATKLALADAGLPEVSPDPYKWAVTLASSSGGNLFGQRELQRLWGGPSRTVGAYQSIAWFYAASVGQLSIRHQFKGPSGVTVSESAGGLDSLAHAVRTVRRGTPVVIAGATECPLSPYALACQLRSGLLSDVADPERAYRPFDVAASGYVPAEGGAVFVVEELGHALARGARVYGEITGWAATHDAAPTDPAVGPDPAHYARAMRLALERAAVRPHDVDVIWPDALGVPAYDRSEADALRAVFGARTPPVTTQKPLTGRAHQGGSALDAATALLAFRRGMLPASAGPDEPAPGCELTFLRQPRPPRSRIALVGARGFDGFNSALVLRGAAPPPAGDR
- a CDS encoding beta-ketoacyl-[acyl-carrier-protein] synthase family protein produces the protein MTGRRTVVTGVGVVAPGGATRDRFWKTITEGRTATRRISFFDPSPFRSQIAAECDFDPDAAGITLAERQRADRYVQFALACSAEALADSGLSLTDAQRERAGVVLGTAVGGTMALEQEYVRVSDSGRDWLVDHALGGPYLYQALVPSSLAADVACRHGLHGPAQVISTGCTSGIDAIGYAHQLVADGEADVVLAGAADSPISPVTVASFDAIGATSPDNDDPEHASRPFDADRHGFVLAEGAAVLVLEEAEHARRRGAHVYCEVAGYASRSNGFHMTGLRPDGAEMAVAISDALRQARLAPSAVSYISAHGSGTRQNDRHETAAFKRALGEAAYRVPISSIKSMVGHSLGAIGSIEMAACALAIEYGVVPPTANWTTRDPECDLDYVPNEAREVPVDVALSVGSGFGGFQSAMVFRRLAVTPL
- a CDS encoding cupin domain-containing protein; the encoded protein is MTDTTTARVSVHDVPADRRRGGELRVLLGPKTVGSTSGFMGVATLASGERIAEHYHPYSEEFLYVARGAITVDLDDVPVPVAAGEALYVPKDVRHRLRNTGDEPAEVVFHLGPLAPRPELGHVDTESAAPPPREPS
- a CDS encoding SRPBCC family protein, which produces MTVAPDRPLAREITDILVTHCGLDPDAAASTPAASLEELGMDSLALLELSAVVADRWRVKIPEQAGQLSIAGVADLVARKADPPGHTENAVDIDAPLPLVWEITNDVARWPDLFTEYAVAEILHRDGDTVRFRLTMHPDSNGVAWSWVSERTADPATREVHARRVETGPFEYMRIHWRYEEIPGGTRMTWTQDFAMKPSAPVDNAGMTDRINTNSAIQLAVIKEKIERAHAGGTR
- a CDS encoding acetyl-CoA carboxylase biotin carboxylase subunit, which translates into the protein MFDKVLIANRGEIALRVLRACRELGVRTVVVHSSADADSLPVRLADEAVRIGPAASRRSYLNAAAIVEAARQTGAQAIHPGYGFLSEDADFAEICAGNGLVFVGPPPQVMAALADKSTARALMSRAGLPLPPGSVRTLATVAEAQEVAAEVGYPVIVKAAAGGGGRGMTVVRSAAELPRAYARTRAAAQVAFGDDRVYVERYLADARHVEVQVLCDGHGNGVHLGTRDCSVQRRHQKLIEEAPAPALRQATLDTVAEVALRGALSVGFTGAGTVEFLVDEAERCHFLEINCRIQVEHPVTEMITGVDLVQEQLHIAFGTPLRLRQSDVRLTGVAIECRVNVEDPDRDFAPAPGRLDRFRPPGGPFTRVDTHGHAGYLVSPHYDSLLAKVAVWAPDRDAALDRLDRALAEFDVAGPGVRTTIPFARRVLRDPAFRAARHTTDVVDRLLAPPAEDAARAAVPDPRGAAEPAGRTPVSAAPAAGPTTWRNR
- the accB gene encoding acetyl-CoA carboxylase biotin carboxyl carrier protein; its protein translation is MAEAEAEQVLDGLRRQARKLVADLAGPVRRVRLRSGESVLEVEWHDPAAPAPRAGAEPVGARIEEAARQAAPPADRPTVRAPVVGTFYRAPEPGAMPFVAVGDMVRPGQVVGIVEAMKLMNEVTAGQAGRVVEVLVDDGKPVEYDQPLIALEPVTGQDG